The Paenibacillus uliginis N3/975 genome has a window encoding:
- a CDS encoding DUF2785 domain-containing protein produces the protein MNNINSFLRDVRDNNYKVPEGTDISQVVHEMIQHIGSIDDELRDKLIYGTLHRWIMNQELSIELVRQVLYVTLDDDHLFYGIGDNDQDTVFTRSFSALFIALALHYNDILNYLTENEYEYIYSRVTLYFELEKDFRGYILDKGWAHSIAHAADVLGFISASSYYSQKHLLVILELIGEKACVSNYYFINDEDERMAEVVIQIVKRNILKKDILINWVQQIGSIERLESYPEDDIIRGNTKNLLRSVYFKLLNISGSEVITKEILKTLNQL, from the coding sequence ATGAATAACATTAATAGCTTTCTAAGAGATGTAAGAGATAATAATTATAAGGTTCCTGAAGGAACAGACATTAGTCAAGTAGTTCATGAAATGATTCAACACATTGGGTCGATTGATGACGAATTAAGGGATAAGCTCATATATGGAACTTTACATAGATGGATAATGAATCAAGAACTAAGTATAGAATTAGTCAGACAAGTATTATACGTGACTTTAGATGATGATCATTTATTCTATGGAATAGGTGATAACGATCAAGATACAGTGTTTACACGTTCTTTTTCAGCCCTGTTTATAGCGCTTGCTTTACATTATAACGATATTTTGAATTATTTAACTGAAAATGAATATGAATATATTTACTCTAGAGTGACATTATATTTTGAACTTGAGAAGGATTTTAGAGGATATATATTAGATAAGGGATGGGCACATTCAATTGCACATGCAGCTGATGTTTTAGGTTTTATTTCAGCCTCATCTTATTATTCTCAGAAACATTTATTGGTTATTTTGGAGTTGATAGGAGAAAAGGCTTGTGTTAGTAACTATTATTTTATAAACGATGAAGATGAGAGAATGGCAGAAGTAGTAATTCAAATTGTAAAGCGTAATATCCTTAAGAAAGATATTTTAATAAATTGGGTGCAACAGATTGGGAGTATTGAAAGATTAGAATCATATCCTGAAGATGACATAATTAGAGGAAACACCAAGAATCTTTTGCGAAGTGTATATTTTAAATTACTGAATATTAGCGGATCTGAGGTTATAACTAAAGAAATACTAAAAACATTAAACCAGCTCTAA
- a CDS encoding GrpB family protein, with protein sequence MLGLPKGQVFLVPWTEQWEIEFKEEEKKIRFEINDSILAIHHIGSTAIKGLSAKPIIDIAIEIKSFEEGIRCVPGLEKIGYSYKGTDVLPDRHYFNKGEPRTHQIHMYQTGSEYLYKQLTLRDYLRTNENARKKYQELKEKLTKEHSMNKFDYADSKTDFINKIILEAERGRQ encoded by the coding sequence GTGCTCGGGTTACCTAAAGGTCAGGTTTTCCTCGTTCCTTGGACTGAACAATGGGAAATTGAATTTAAAGAAGAAGAGAAAAAAATAAGGTTCGAAATAAATGACAGCATCTTGGCTATTCATCACATTGGGAGTACCGCGATAAAGGGGTTAAGTGCAAAACCCATAATAGACATTGCAATAGAAATAAAATCATTTGAAGAGGGGATTAGATGTGTACCTGGATTAGAGAAGATTGGATACTCTTACAAAGGAACTGATGTATTACCTGATCGCCATTATTTTAATAAAGGGGAACCAAGAACGCATCAAATTCATATGTATCAGACCGGAAGCGAATATCTATATAAGCAACTGACGTTGAGAGATTATTTAAGAACAAATGAAAACGCAAGAAAAAAATATCAAGAACTAAAAGAAAAATTAACAAAGGAACACTCAATGAATAAGTTTGATTATGCTGATTCAAAAACGGATTTTATTAATAAGATTATATTGGAAGCTGAGCGAGGAAGGCAGTAA
- a CDS encoding TetR-like C-terminal domain-containing protein: MSGLTKKALSSSLKAMMERSSLDKITVKDLVADCGVNRQTFYYHFQDVYDLLGWIYKTEAIDSISNYRTYDTWQQGFLKIFHYVLDNKKFCMSTFRSMGREHLELFLHQAVFELLMSVIEEVNADKQVRVEDKDFIANFYTYAFIGIMLDWIRNDMSEDPEVIIDRLSVLIEGDMEKAINKYVKR, from the coding sequence ATGTCCGGGTTGACCAAAAAAGCTTTATCTTCCTCTTTAAAAGCAATGATGGAACGATCGTCGCTAGATAAAATCACTGTTAAAGATCTCGTTGCTGATTGTGGAGTGAATCGACAGACGTTTTATTATCATTTTCAAGATGTATATGATCTACTAGGTTGGATTTATAAGACGGAAGCGATTGATAGCATCTCTAATTATCGTACTTACGATACTTGGCAGCAGGGATTTCTGAAGATCTTTCATTATGTACTGGACAACAAAAAATTTTGCATGAGCACGTTCCGGTCGATGGGGCGGGAGCATTTGGAACTGTTTCTCCACCAAGCGGTATTCGAGCTGCTGATGTCCGTTATCGAAGAAGTTAACGCAGATAAGCAGGTGAGGGTGGAAGATAAGGATTTTATCGCGAATTTTTACACCTATGCATTTATCGGAATTATGCTGGATTGGATCCGAAACGACATGAGTGAAGATCCAGAGGTTATTATTGATCGATTGAGCGTCCTAATTGAAGGCGATATGGAAAAGGCAATCAACAAGTACGTAAAGAGATGA
- a CDS encoding DUF7638 domain-containing protein, whose translation MQRIRRKKEIEGTTVPGIINNGGHYFYINVDIYEDGMSNCWELVDLKGLKVKINSGWLTPTVPTGETLSVHGLGEYKIESAIWNFNKKTYYQFIENRIKILNPEFKNIYTITKSEKKLFETRKILNSPTAVDFYVVREMFYETIEGEGYFIFMRYNETNYLVNLVIYENGLVGIYNSSFEKIYQLEEVVELFNNRILFTEFNHPTEVFISELGQVTFSEVLFASNLDEKLKELLDMYTQIKGDKTTLEICREAYFNYLANPSEFNRASLKEKYELVPEHERMYLGDMDSKDLDYQRIIYRSKEKREV comes from the coding sequence TTGCAAAGAATTCGCAGAAAGAAAGAAATAGAAGGAACTACAGTTCCTGGCATCATAAATAATGGTGGCCATTATTTCTATATTAACGTTGATATCTATGAAGACGGCATGTCAAATTGTTGGGAACTTGTGGATTTGAAAGGACTCAAAGTAAAAATCAATTCTGGTTGGTTGACACCGACAGTTCCTACAGGCGAAACTCTATCGGTTCATGGGTTAGGGGAGTATAAAATTGAGTCTGCTATTTGGAATTTTAATAAGAAAACATATTACCAATTTATTGAGAACAGAATAAAAATACTGAATCCTGAATTTAAAAATATATATACGATCACAAAGTCAGAAAAAAAGTTGTTTGAGACTAGAAAGATCTTAAATTCGCCAACAGCTGTTGATTTTTATGTTGTGCGTGAAATGTTCTACGAAACGATTGAAGGAGAAGGCTATTTCATTTTCATGAGATATAATGAAACAAATTATTTGGTTAATTTAGTGATTTATGAAAATGGTTTAGTTGGTATTTACAATTCTAGTTTCGAAAAAATATATCAACTAGAAGAAGTTGTTGAATTGTTTAATAACAGAATATTGTTCACTGAATTTAATCATCCAACAGAAGTTTTTATTTCAGAATTAGGTCAGGTTACCTTTTCAGAAGTGTTGTTTGCATCAAACTTAGATGAAAAACTAAAAGAACTCTTAGACATGTATACACAAATAAAAGGAGACAAAACAACATTAGAAATTTGTAGAGAAGCGTACTTTAACTATCTCGCTAATCCAAGTGAGTTCAATAGAGCATCTCTAAAGGAAAAATATGAACTAGTCCCTGAACACGAACGAATGTATTTAGGAGATATGGATTCTAAAGATTTGGATTATCAAAGAATTATTTATAGATCAAAAGAGAAACGTGAAGTATAA
- a CDS encoding DUF6933 domain-containing protein has product MGMDVRNTTTLCETSARKEKTKLITLRLTKDLLKDMKTTSLEEIIVPPLLSWHVNIYNLNKRKHIVFVNDLTRLTVIVDGIRTGQLKRLKEKFILTLREYLLREGVKENLINTYLEYGSEIVILKTNNRSVLGTMKEVTFFTEDDFNDNIERLKWLNRLIHKPIDYKEPIYFFKELIKDHKNYNTV; this is encoded by the coding sequence ATGGGAATGGACGTCAGGAACACAACAACGTTATGCGAAACCAGTGCGAGAAAGGAAAAAACAAAATTGATTACTCTAAGACTGACTAAAGATTTACTGAAAGATATGAAAACAACTTCACTTGAAGAGATTATTGTGCCTCCGCTTTTAAGTTGGCATGTAAATATCTATAACTTAAACAAACGAAAACACATCGTCTTTGTGAATGATTTGACTAGATTAACTGTAATTGTTGATGGAATAAGAACAGGGCAATTAAAACGATTGAAAGAGAAATTCATTTTGACTCTTCGGGAGTACTTACTCCGAGAGGGAGTTAAAGAAAATTTGATCAATACATATTTAGAATATGGCTCGGAAATAGTTATTTTAAAGACAAATAATAGAAGCGTACTAGGAACGATGAAGGAAGTAACGTTTTTTACCGAAGATGATTTTAATGATAATATTGAACGATTGAAGTGGTTGAATAGATTAATTCATAAGCCAATAGATTACAAGGAACCAATATATTTCTTTAAAGAATTAATCAAAGATCATAAGAACTACAACACAGTGTGA
- a CDS encoding IS110 family transposase — MSSKPQETIQNLYHLLRNISGIGPLTAAMLIAEIGDIKRFPSVKQLAAFAGLDSAVHESGTFKSKKNRISKRGSQYLRTALYQATVAAISKQIHGPRNSTLFQFYQQKRNEGKPAKSQLLQLLTSFYALFLECGTLVELFKLVKPLNW; from the coding sequence TTGTCCTCAAAGCCACAGGAAACTATTCAAAACCTCTACCATCTTCTTCGAAACATTTCAGGCATTGGTCCATTAACAGCAGCCATGTTAATCGCTGAAATCGGAGATATAAAAAGGTTCCCCTCCGTGAAACAACTAGCAGCTTTTGCCGGGCTTGACTCAGCTGTTCACGAATCGGGAACCTTCAAATCGAAGAAGAATCGAATATCTAAACGAGGCTCTCAGTACCTACGAACTGCTCTTTATCAGGCCACTGTCGCAGCCATCTCCAAACAAATTCATGGACCAAGAAATTCGACTCTCTTTCAATTTTATCAGCAAAAACGAAACGAAGGCAAACCGGCAAAGTCGCAATTGTTGCAACTTCTCACAAGCTTTTACGCATTATTTTTGGAATGTGGAACTCTGGTAGAGCTTTTCAAGCTGGTTAAACCCCTGAATTGGTAA
- a CDS encoding GNAT family N-acetyltransferase, with protein MLFFRELKIDEVQKLTEIDRSETIDFIYQINNGNIQEINAPHECPNWNDEITKGIQERFVYELKNTGLAIGAFDGELLVGFGVLAHKFRGKQKDQLQIALMFVSRKYRRQGIGTRIMNELSNEARRRGAKYLYISSTETRSAVYFYKSHGSQLTDEVDEELFNEEPNDIHMIKEL; from the coding sequence ATGCTATTTTTTAGAGAATTAAAGATTGATGAAGTACAAAAACTAACGGAAATCGATCGTTCAGAGACAATTGATTTCATCTATCAAATAAATAATGGAAATATCCAAGAAATTAATGCACCTCACGAATGTCCAAATTGGAATGATGAGATAACTAAAGGAATTCAAGAGCGATTTGTATATGAACTGAAGAATACCGGATTAGCTATCGGAGCATTTGATGGGGAATTACTGGTGGGATTTGGGGTGTTAGCGCATAAATTCAGGGGCAAACAAAAAGATCAACTTCAAATTGCTTTGATGTTTGTTTCGAGAAAATATAGAAGACAAGGTATTGGAACACGAATTATGAATGAATTAAGTAATGAAGCAAGAAGAAGAGGAGCAAAGTACCTATATATTTCTTCAACAGAAACAAGATCTGCGGTTTATTTTTATAAGAGCCATGGAAGTCAGCTAACAGATGAAGTAGATGAAGAATTATTTAATGAAGAACCCAATGATATACATATGATTAAGGAATTATGA
- a CDS encoding serine hydrolase domain-containing protein, producing the protein MKSCLILREGALVYQYYKSNKIRDNLQRINSCTKSIISILIGIAIKEGFIPSVNMTMEHYFPDIVNNQADSRKKDITIEHILTMSVELDWPEFGEWNYMPPMFTHDVVKFVFDRELVNDPGTRMNYNSGCSHVLSAILTKATGMKTSDFAEQYLFNPLGIDKDYLWFEDAKGISYGSDGLRLLPYDLAKIGQLYLQKGIWKGNQIVPSEWVRKSTEPYLLTYEYIGHYASHWWVAKLDPDQKDFSLNNRMFFAMGRNGQFIIVIPSLQTVVVFTSALDNTVKPLGFVREYIVKSMVN; encoded by the coding sequence GTGAAGAGTTGTCTGATTTTAAGAGAAGGTGCATTAGTCTATCAATATTACAAAAGCAATAAAATTAGAGATAACCTTCAGCGGATTAATTCATGTACCAAAAGTATCATTTCCATACTAATAGGGATTGCGATAAAGGAAGGATTTATACCTTCGGTTAATATGACTATGGAACATTATTTTCCTGATATAGTGAACAATCAAGCAGACTCACGGAAGAAAGACATTACTATTGAACACATTCTGACGATGAGCGTTGAGTTGGATTGGCCGGAGTTCGGTGAATGGAACTATATGCCTCCAATGTTTACCCACGATGTAGTAAAGTTTGTATTCGATAGGGAACTAGTTAACGATCCGGGAACACGAATGAACTATAACTCGGGGTGTTCTCATGTGCTTTCCGCGATTTTAACTAAAGCAACCGGCATGAAAACTTCCGACTTTGCAGAACAGTATTTATTTAATCCGTTAGGTATAGATAAGGATTATCTGTGGTTCGAGGATGCCAAAGGCATTAGTTATGGTTCAGATGGTCTTCGGCTTCTCCCGTATGATTTAGCCAAAATTGGTCAGTTGTACTTGCAGAAAGGTATCTGGAAAGGAAATCAGATCGTACCTTCAGAATGGGTCAGGAAGTCTACGGAGCCTTACTTATTAACCTATGAATATATTGGTCATTATGCTTCTCATTGGTGGGTAGCTAAGCTAGATCCCGATCAGAAAGATTTTTCTTTGAATAACAGAATGTTTTTTGCAATGGGAAGGAACGGACAATTTATTATTGTCATTCCAAGTTTGCAAACTGTAGTCGTGTTTACAAGTGCGCTGGATAATACTGTAAAACCTTTGGGTTTTGTACGTGAATACATTGTTAAATCGATGGTTAACTAA
- a CDS encoding histidine phosphatase family protein, whose amino-acid sequence MKIGLVRHFRVVDITKNLWMTSSEFNSWVEYYEQCDIERVEFTKKIDWELCYSSDQSRAVKTAELIFKDKINTTNLLREINIKAVTKTKFKLHRSFWLAFGRVGWLLNHSTQESKQDTLLRAKRVVDEIELNHNRTILVVTHGAFMTVLRNELKRRGYIGDQFFKPLNGKVYLYERDF is encoded by the coding sequence ATGAAAATAGGATTAGTTAGACATTTCAGGGTTGTGGATATTACGAAAAACCTTTGGATGACATCATCAGAATTCAATAGTTGGGTTGAATACTATGAGCAATGTGATATTGAAAGAGTTGAATTTACTAAAAAAATAGATTGGGAACTTTGTTATTCCAGTGATCAGTCTAGGGCGGTAAAAACAGCTGAGCTGATTTTTAAAGACAAGATAAATACAACAAACTTATTGAGGGAAATAAACATTAAGGCTGTTACTAAAACCAAATTTAAATTACATCGTTCATTCTGGCTGGCTTTTGGGAGAGTCGGTTGGTTGTTAAACCATTCTACACAGGAAAGTAAACAAGACACTTTATTAAGGGCAAAAAGAGTAGTTGATGAGATCGAATTAAATCATAATAGGACCATATTGGTTGTTACTCACGGAGCATTTATGACAGTATTAAGAAACGAACTCAAAAGAAGAGGGTATATAGGTGACCAATTCTTTAAACCTCTTAATGGTAAGGTTTACTTATATGAAAGAGATTTTTGA
- a CDS encoding DinB family protein, translated as MELQEINQKLKETRDELLGILNGLSGDQLNKQKDSKSWSISQVCQHLFKTEELYVVAIRKGLKSKEDSFIENKPLEFLLDRSKKLEAPDIAKPTDEILEYQEIIEKLNNSREKLNEILNTLEDPSVLSRRHFIHPVFKEMLLIEWVRSLYLHEQRHIKQINEIKDGCK; from the coding sequence ATGGAACTTCAAGAAATCAATCAAAAATTAAAAGAAACAAGAGACGAATTACTAGGAATTCTTAATGGATTGAGTGGAGATCAATTAAACAAACAGAAAGACTCAAAAAGTTGGAGTATTAGTCAGGTATGTCAGCATCTATTTAAGACAGAAGAATTATATGTCGTAGCAATAAGGAAAGGATTAAAGAGCAAAGAAGATTCGTTCATAGAAAATAAACCATTAGAATTTCTACTTGATAGAAGTAAAAAATTAGAAGCTCCTGACATTGCTAAACCAACTGACGAAATTTTAGAATATCAAGAAATCATTGAAAAACTAAACAATTCAAGAGAGAAGTTAAACGAAATATTAAACACATTAGAAGACCCATCAGTGCTGAGTAGAAGACATTTTATACACCCAGTCTTTAAAGAGATGTTATTAATTGAATGGGTTAGATCACTGTACTTGCATGAACAAAGACATATTAAACAAATTAATGAAATTAAAGACGGATGTAAGTAA
- a CDS encoding GNAT family N-acetyltransferase yields the protein MNNLRLVKPQIEFKNEYLSFYQEWKESCEDMVPWVISMDPSDFQGMLKSLSNNEEGVGLPEGWVSDSTFWLVDKHNRVLGAVNIRHQLTEHLYNAGGHIGHGIRPSERFKGYATKLLELSLVEAKKLGTKDVLVVCDACNVGSERAIIKNGGKSDTDYIEEDGNVIKRYWIKNT from the coding sequence ATGAACAACTTAAGATTAGTAAAGCCTCAAATAGAGTTTAAAAATGAGTATTTATCATTTTATCAAGAATGGAAAGAATCTTGTGAGGATATGGTTCCTTGGGTCATAAGTATGGATCCAAGTGATTTTCAAGGGATGTTGAAGTCACTGTCTAATAATGAGGAGGGTGTTGGCTTACCCGAAGGTTGGGTCTCAGATTCAACGTTTTGGTTGGTCGATAAACATAATAGAGTATTAGGTGCGGTTAACATTAGACATCAATTAACCGAACATTTGTATAATGCTGGTGGGCATATAGGTCATGGTATCCGCCCGTCAGAGAGATTCAAAGGCTATGCGACAAAACTATTGGAACTGTCCTTGGTTGAGGCCAAGAAACTAGGAACAAAAGATGTATTAGTTGTCTGTGATGCTTGTAATGTGGGATCTGAAAGAGCCATTATTAAGAACGGTGGGAAGTCCGATACAGATTACATAGAAGAAGATGGAAACGTAATTAAGAGATATTGGATTAAGAATACTTGA
- a CDS encoding putative holin-like toxin yields the protein MEVKDALTIMFLFGTFILALLTYINNNYKKK from the coding sequence ATGGAAGTGAAAGATGCATTAACGATTATGTTCCTTTTTGGAACGTTCATTCTTGCTCTTTTAACATACATCAATAATAACTACAAGAAAAAGTAA
- a CDS encoding NUDIX domain-containing protein, whose protein sequence is MIRNTVRALIIQDDKLLLIKKKRPNIGLYYALPGGAQESNETLEQALIRECIEELGIEISSSNLICVREYISRNHEYSFIMKEVHSIDFIYECNTQFLNNELRSLQADIGQVGIEWLPINEIKKTVYESEESLKSYKFPRTTYEFFKEYFSDQLIKPYSGKIFESIP, encoded by the coding sequence ATGATTCGAAATACAGTAAGAGCACTGATTATTCAGGATGATAAGCTTTTATTAATTAAGAAAAAGAGACCGAATATTGGTCTTTATTATGCACTACCTGGAGGAGCTCAAGAATCGAACGAAACATTAGAACAGGCACTAATTCGTGAATGTATAGAAGAACTAGGTATTGAAATATCGAGTAGTAATTTAATTTGTGTAAGGGAATACATATCTCGCAATCATGAATACTCTTTCATTATGAAGGAAGTTCATTCTATTGATTTTATTTATGAGTGCAACACTCAATTCCTTAATAATGAATTAAGAAGCTTACAAGCTGATATTGGACAGGTCGGGATTGAATGGTTACCAATTAATGAAATTAAGAAGACAGTATATGAATCAGAAGAATCATTAAAGTCATATAAATTCCCTAGAACAACCTATGAATTCTTTAAAGAATATTTTTCAGATCAATTAATAAAACCATATTCTGGTAAGATATTTGAGAGTATCCCATAG
- a CDS encoding GNAT family N-acetyltransferase translates to MPRLIGDRIILREYCKEDLKFMRQWCNDPEIVDNLSDIFLFPHTVNGTEQYLNSILEGNTEQKGFVIAHKDTEEYIGQIDLFRIDWKNRSTELGIVIGIKEYLGNGYGTEAIKILQDFVFNRLNLNRLQLEVHDFNERAYRCYLKCGFKEEGRLREKNFVNGRYSDTIYMSILKREYEELNKQ, encoded by the coding sequence ATGCCACGACTTATTGGTGATCGAATAATTTTAAGAGAGTATTGCAAGGAAGATTTAAAGTTTATGAGACAATGGTGTAATGATCCGGAAATCGTTGATAATCTATCAGATATATTCTTATTTCCGCATACAGTAAATGGAACAGAACAATATTTAAATTCAATACTTGAAGGGAATACAGAGCAGAAAGGATTTGTAATTGCACACAAAGATACTGAGGAGTACATTGGACAAATTGATTTATTTAGAATTGATTGGAAGAATAGATCAACTGAACTTGGAATAGTGATTGGAATTAAAGAGTACCTTGGCAATGGATATGGCACTGAAGCAATAAAAATACTACAGGATTTTGTGTTTAATAGATTAAATTTAAATCGATTACAGCTGGAAGTACATGATTTTAATGAAAGAGCTTATAGATGTTATTTAAAGTGTGGATTCAAAGAAGAAGGAAGATTAAGAGAGAAGAATTTTGTTAATGGACGATATTCAGATACGATCTATATGAGCATATTGAAAAGAGAATATGAAGAATTAAATAAGCAGTAA